A region of the Mycobacterium sp. NBC_00419 genome:
CGCGCGGCGCACATCCTGGTTACAGCAGTGATGTTAAACGCGTCGGCCCCGAGACTGCCGGGAACACCGCCGTGGATCACAACGCGCCGTGACGCCGGTAACCTGAGGAGCCGTGGACCTCGACCGACAGTCTGACATCGCCGCCCTTGATTCCACCCTGACCACGGTGGAGCGGGTGCTCGACGTGGACGGGCTGCGCGCCAAGATCGACAAGCTCGAACACGAGGCCGCCGACCCCAACCTGTGGAACGACCAGAGCCACGCCCAGAAGGTCACCAGCGAGCTGTCGCACGCCCAGTCTGAGCTGCGCCGCGTAGAGGACTTACGCAGCCGCCTGGCGGACCTGCCGGTGCTCTACGAGATGGCTGCCGAGGAAGAGGGCGCGGGCGCTGCCGATGCCCTGGCCGAAGCCGACGCCGAACTGAAGTCACTGCAGGCCGACATTGAGGTACTCGAGGTCCGGACCCTGCTGGCCGGCGAGTACGACGAGCGCGAGGCCCTGGTCAACATCCGTTCCGGCGCGGGTGGCGTCGACGCCGCCGACTGGGCCGAGATGCTGATGCGGATGTACATCCGCTGGGCCGAGCAGCACAAGTACCCCGTGGAGGTGTTCGACACCTCCTACGCCGAAGAGGCGGGCATCAAGAGCGCGACCTTCGCCGTCCACGCGCCCTACGCCTACGGCACGCTCTCGGTCGAGCAGGGCACCCACCGGCTGGTGCGCATCAGCCCGTTCGACAACCAGAACCGCCGCCAGACCTCGTTCGCCGAAGTCGAGGTGCTGCCCGTGGTGGAGACCACCGACCACATCGAGATCCCCGAGACGGATCTGCGGGTCGACGTATACCGCTCCAGCGGGCCGGGCGGGCAGTCGGTGAACACCACCGACTCGGCGGTTCGACTCACCCACATCCCCACCGGTATCGTGGTGACCTGCCAGAACGAGAAATCGCAGTTGCAGAACAAGGTTTCGGCGATGCGGGTGCTGCAGGCCAAACTGCTGGAACGCAAGCGGCAGGAAGAGCGCGCCGAGATGGACGCGCTGAAAGGCGAGGGCGGCAGCTCCTGGGGAAACCAGATGCGCTCCTACGTTCTGCACCCCTACCAAATGGTCAAGGATCTGCGCACCGAATACGAGGTCGGCAGTCCTACGGCGGTACTGGATGGGGACATCGACGGATTCCTGGAAGCGGGAATCAGGTGGCGTAACCGAAAAGATGATTAGCAACTATCTGGCCGCAGGCTTCGGGCAGCGCTGGAGCGATTTCTGGCACGGCGAGTACGGCGTGTGGATCGTCACCCGCGGCGTGCGGATTGCGTTGTTGGTCATCGGGGCGCTCTTGGCGGCCCGCTTCATCACCTGGCTGGCTCGCCGAATCACCCGGCGCATCGACGCCCGATACCAACAGACCGATCAGCTGGTGCGTACCGAGAGCGCCAAACACCAGCAAGCGGTGGCTTCCGTGGTCTCCTGGGTGTCCATCGCCCTGGTATTCGTCATGGTCGTCGTCGAAATCGGTGATGTCCTGTCGATCCCGGTCAGTTCGCTGGCAGCGCCAGCGGCAGTCCTGGGCGCCGCGTTGGGCTTCGGTGCCCAGAACCTCGTCAAGGACATGCTCGCCGGGTTCTTCATCATCACCGAACGTCAATACGGCTTCGGGGACCTCGTCCAGCTGAGCATGGTCGGCGCGCCCGCAGATTCACTCGGCACCGTCGAGGAGGTCACCCTGCGGGTGACCAAGCTCAGAACCGTCGAGGGCGAGATGTATACGGTTCCGAACGGCAACATCGTCAGGTCGCTGAACCTGTCCAAGGACTGGGCGCGTGCGGTCGTCGATGTACCGGTGCCGACGTCGGCCGACCTCAACCGAGTCAACGACCTGCTGCACAAGGTCTGCAGTGACGCCATGCTCGACGAGGATCTACGCAAGTTGCTGCTCGACGAACCGGCATTGATGGGTGTGGAGAGCATCGAGGTCGACACGGTCAACCTGCGCATCGTGGCTCGCACGTTGCCCGGGAAGCAATTCGATGTCGGCCGCCGTCTACGTGTGATGGTGATCGCCGCACTGAGCAAGGCAGGCATCACCTCGCCGACGGAGAAGGCACCGACCTTGGGCGGTATCACCGCGTCGGGAACCACCGAGGAAGCGGCCGCGGTTCGTAACCAGGAAGGACAGCGACAGTGACGTCGCTCCGGAAGTGGAAGCGCGACGACCGCGGCTGGCCCAACTACCTGCCGGGCGGTCGGATCCGCACGTCGACAGCGGCTTTGATTGTCGCCTTCGTCGCCCTGTTCTGGATCTACCAGAACTACGAACCCCCGCCGCCTGCGCCTGATCCGGCCACCCAGGTGGTGCCGCCCGGCTTCGTCCCGGACCCGTCCTACACCTGGGTACCGCGCACCGACGTCCAGCGGCGCACCCAGACACCGACGACCACCACGACGACCAGCGAGACGCCGACGACCTCACCGACCTCGCCTACCGAGTCCACCTCGCCGGGCGAGACATCGCCGACCTCGCCCACGTCACCGACGTCGCCGACCTCACCGACATCGCCGACGACGACCACCCCGGCACCGCCCGGAGTGCCGCCTCTGCCCGGTGCGCCCAGCCCGACGCCCACCCCGTCAGCCGTGCCGGGCCAGGGTCCGATGTCGACGCCTGCCGCGCCGACGCAGTAACCCGCGAGACCAGACAGCTACA
Encoded here:
- a CDS encoding mechanosensitive ion channel family protein, whose product is MISNYLAAGFGQRWSDFWHGEYGVWIVTRGVRIALLVIGALLAARFITWLARRITRRIDARYQQTDQLVRTESAKHQQAVASVVSWVSIALVFVMVVVEIGDVLSIPVSSLAAPAAVLGAALGFGAQNLVKDMLAGFFIITERQYGFGDLVQLSMVGAPADSLGTVEEVTLRVTKLRTVEGEMYTVPNGNIVRSLNLSKDWARAVVDVPVPTSADLNRVNDLLHKVCSDAMLDEDLRKLLLDEPALMGVESIEVDTVNLRIVARTLPGKQFDVGRRLRVMVIAALSKAGITSPTEKAPTLGGITASGTTEEAAAVRNQEGQRQ
- the prfB gene encoding peptide chain release factor 2, which produces MDLDRQSDIAALDSTLTTVERVLDVDGLRAKIDKLEHEAADPNLWNDQSHAQKVTSELSHAQSELRRVEDLRSRLADLPVLYEMAAEEEGAGAADALAEADAELKSLQADIEVLEVRTLLAGEYDEREALVNIRSGAGGVDAADWAEMLMRMYIRWAEQHKYPVEVFDTSYAEEAGIKSATFAVHAPYAYGTLSVEQGTHRLVRISPFDNQNRRQTSFAEVEVLPVVETTDHIEIPETDLRVDVYRSSGPGGQSVNTTDSAVRLTHIPTGIVVTCQNEKSQLQNKVSAMRVLQAKLLERKRQEERAEMDALKGEGGSSWGNQMRSYVLHPYQMVKDLRTEYEVGSPTAVLDGDIDGFLEAGIRWRNRKDD